In Salinirussus salinus, the following proteins share a genomic window:
- a CDS encoding aldo/keto reductase, with protein sequence MPMLGLGTWENDDHDQCVESVRTALEMGYRHVDTAQAYRNEDAVGEGIAAADVDREDVFLATKVWTSNLSAEDVHASVEDSLDRLGTDYVDLLYVHWPAGDYDPGETLQAFDELYDSGTIERVGVSNFEPEHVETAREHLDAPVFANQVEMHPLLPQTELREYAAETGLELVAYSPLKRGEVFDDPTLTAVADEHGVSAAQVSLAWLREKGVTTIPKATGDEHIRDNLESLSLSLSDDEIGRIDDIDSRDRQVHPDFAPEAWG encoded by the coding sequence ATGCCGATGCTCGGCCTCGGCACCTGGGAGAACGACGACCACGACCAGTGCGTCGAGAGTGTCCGTACCGCCCTGGAGATGGGCTATCGCCACGTCGACACCGCACAGGCCTACCGCAACGAGGACGCCGTCGGCGAGGGGATCGCCGCCGCCGACGTCGACCGAGAGGACGTCTTCCTCGCCACGAAGGTGTGGACCTCGAACCTCTCCGCCGAGGACGTCCACGCGAGCGTCGAGGACAGCCTCGACCGCCTGGGCACCGACTACGTCGACCTGCTGTACGTCCACTGGCCGGCCGGCGACTACGACCCCGGGGAGACGCTGCAGGCGTTCGACGAGCTGTACGACAGCGGAACCATCGAGCGGGTCGGCGTCTCGAACTTCGAGCCCGAGCACGTCGAGACGGCCCGCGAGCACCTCGACGCGCCGGTCTTCGCGAACCAGGTCGAGATGCACCCGCTGCTCCCCCAGACGGAACTCCGGGAGTACGCTGCTGAGACCGGCCTCGAACTGGTGGCCTACTCCCCGCTGAAACGGGGCGAGGTGTTCGACGACCCGACGCTGACCGCCGTCGCCGACGAGCACGGCGTCAGCGCCGCCCAGGTCAGCCTCGCGTGGCTCCGCGAGAAGGGGGTCACGACCATCCCGAAGGCCACGGGCGACGAACACATCAGGGACAACCTCGAGAGCCTCTCGCTGTCGCTGTCCGACGACGAAATCGGGCGTATCGACGACATCGACAGCCGGGACCGGCAGGTCCACCCCGACTTCGCCCCCGAAGCCTGGGGATGA
- a CDS encoding aldehyde dehydrogenase family protein — MATGSETADDAAGEGHAIVTRNPATLEVNDEIPEADAETVEAAVADAAAAQSAWERRDIEERLAVLEQFRDLLLERKTEVAETATAEVGKPAGEAVGTEVAPALNAVQFLSEQGAGLLEEEVQLGALESVGDSTVYREPVGVVGMITPWNYPFGIPASEVVPTLFAGNAVVLKPAEETTLTAFLLRDLLEEAGLPADLLQVVPGRGEVTGQALAESGVDHLSFTGSTEVGNHLREVTAGTDTTVCLECGGSDPAIVMPDADLDLAADGILWARFANAGQSCAAVKRVYAHGAIEPRLRRMLVERVESLRVGASGDEGVVEVGPLISAEAVEKLHSQVERSVEMGAEVLTGGEPLDREGHFYAPTVLTGVTDDMPVVREETFGPVLPVMSYMDIDDAVERANDTAYGLTGSVWTTDVERGEAVARRIEAGTVTVNDHLYTFGLHATPWGGYKDTGGDFSHGRWGIESVTRAKHVHVAEGETGLRTGRFRDLWWFPYDENTPEVLGKAMEVMYGSGVAGRLRNAPSVLKAMLGER; from the coding sequence ATGGCAACAGGATCTGAGACGGCGGACGACGCGGCAGGCGAGGGACACGCCATCGTCACGCGGAATCCGGCGACGCTCGAGGTCAACGACGAGATCCCGGAAGCGGACGCAGAGACGGTCGAGGCGGCCGTCGCCGACGCCGCCGCGGCACAGTCTGCGTGGGAACGGAGAGACATCGAAGAGCGACTCGCCGTCCTGGAGCAGTTCCGCGACCTCCTGCTGGAGCGCAAGACGGAGGTGGCGGAGACGGCCACTGCCGAGGTCGGCAAACCGGCCGGGGAGGCAGTCGGAACCGAGGTCGCGCCAGCGCTCAACGCCGTGCAGTTCCTCTCGGAGCAGGGAGCCGGCCTTCTCGAAGAGGAGGTCCAGCTGGGGGCGCTGGAGTCGGTCGGCGACAGCACGGTCTACCGGGAGCCCGTGGGAGTGGTCGGGATGATCACGCCCTGGAACTACCCCTTCGGGATCCCCGCCTCGGAGGTCGTACCGACGCTGTTTGCCGGTAATGCTGTCGTGCTCAAGCCTGCCGAGGAGACGACGCTGACGGCGTTCCTGCTCCGAGACCTGCTCGAGGAGGCAGGGTTGCCGGCGGACCTCCTGCAGGTGGTTCCGGGCCGCGGCGAGGTGACGGGTCAGGCTCTCGCCGAGTCCGGCGTGGACCACCTCTCATTCACCGGGAGCACCGAGGTCGGCAATCACCTCCGGGAGGTCACCGCGGGGACCGACACGACAGTCTGCCTGGAGTGTGGCGGCAGCGACCCGGCCATCGTCATGCCCGACGCGGACCTCGACCTGGCGGCGGACGGCATCCTCTGGGCCCGCTTCGCGAACGCGGGGCAGTCCTGTGCGGCCGTCAAGCGCGTGTACGCCCACGGGGCCATCGAGCCCCGCCTCAGGCGGATGCTCGTCGAGCGCGTCGAGAGCCTCCGCGTCGGCGCAAGCGGGGATGAGGGCGTCGTCGAGGTGGGGCCGCTGATCAGCGCCGAGGCCGTCGAGAAGCTCCACTCCCAGGTCGAGCGCTCCGTCGAGATGGGCGCGGAGGTGCTGACCGGCGGCGAACCGCTGGACCGGGAGGGCCACTTCTACGCGCCGACGGTGCTGACGGGCGTGACCGACGACATGCCGGTCGTGCGCGAGGAGACGTTCGGGCCGGTCCTCCCGGTCATGTCCTACATGGACATCGACGACGCCGTCGAGCGGGCCAACGACACCGCCTACGGCCTGACCGGCAGCGTCTGGACCACCGACGTCGAGCGTGGCGAGGCGGTCGCCCGCCGGATCGAAGCGGGGACCGTGACGGTCAACGACCACCTCTACACGTTCGGCCTGCACGCGACGCCCTGGGGCGGTTACAAGGACACCGGCGGTGACTTCTCCCATGGCCGCTGGGGGATCGAGTCCGTCACCCGGGCGAAACACGTCCACGTCGCCGAAGGTGAGACGGGCCTGCGGACGGGTCGGTTCCGGGACCTCTGGTGGTTCCCCTACGACGAGAACACCCCCGAAGTGCTCGGGAAGGCGATGGAGGTCATGTACGGGTCGGGCGTGGCGGGCAGGCTCCGTAACGCGCCGTCCGTGCTGAAGGCCATGCTGGGGGAGCGGTAG
- a CDS encoding cryptochrome/photolyase family protein, which produces MNLFWHRRDLRIPDNRGLALAATDDEVLPVYVVDADLLGQVGKRQRAFFMDGVRELKRRYRSLGGDLLVRAGAPAETLAEVNGEYGADRVYYNRHYRPARRNRGRRVDERLPTEAVEDLVLVDPRRLESRYENHSRFYDDWQDERKLSPVERPDGDRIVDAADDTGAPDIEADIDLPAAGYRAARDRYDRFLDAGIETYSETRDDMRLAVERPVGAVSRLSPYLAAGMLGIREVWADASERYDAASGSAQRNVDKFRYELSWREANYHLLYYNPTLLTENYKEFPNPIAWENDPEMFEAWKRGETGYPFVDAGMRQLNEEGYIHNRPRQNVASFLTKHLLVDWRKGARQFAKQLVDHDPANNYGNWQWTASTGTDSVDVRVFDPVAQMSKYDDGATYVKEYVPELRDVPAGKAVDWPTLPAAKRHRLAPDYPDPVVDRDEAYERAQRVFEAALGKR; this is translated from the coding sequence ATGAACCTCTTCTGGCACCGGCGGGACCTCCGGATACCGGACAACCGCGGGCTCGCGCTGGCCGCGACAGACGACGAGGTGCTCCCGGTCTACGTCGTCGACGCCGACCTCCTCGGACAGGTCGGCAAACGCCAGCGCGCGTTCTTCATGGACGGCGTCCGGGAGCTGAAACGGCGCTACCGCTCGCTCGGCGGGGACCTGCTCGTGCGGGCCGGCGCACCTGCGGAGACCCTCGCTGAAGTCAACGGGGAGTACGGCGCCGACCGGGTCTACTACAACCGTCACTACCGGCCGGCGCGCCGCAACCGCGGGCGCCGCGTCGACGAGCGGCTCCCTACCGAGGCCGTCGAGGACCTGGTCCTGGTCGACCCCCGACGCCTCGAGTCGAGATACGAGAACCACAGCCGCTTCTACGACGACTGGCAGGACGAGCGGAAGCTCTCTCCCGTCGAGCGACCCGACGGCGACCGGATCGTCGACGCCGCTGACGACACCGGGGCGCCGGACATCGAGGCCGATATCGACCTGCCGGCGGCCGGCTACCGGGCGGCCCGCGACCGCTACGACCGGTTTCTCGACGCGGGGATCGAGACCTACAGCGAGACCCGCGACGACATGCGCCTGGCCGTCGAGCGCCCGGTGGGTGCCGTCTCCCGGCTCTCGCCGTATCTCGCGGCCGGCATGCTCGGTATCCGGGAGGTGTGGGCCGACGCCTCCGAACGGTACGACGCCGCGAGCGGGAGCGCACAGCGCAACGTCGACAAGTTCCGCTACGAGCTCTCCTGGCGCGAGGCGAACTACCACCTGCTGTACTACAACCCGACGCTGCTGACAGAGAACTACAAGGAATTCCCCAACCCGATAGCCTGGGAGAACGACCCCGAGATGTTCGAGGCCTGGAAGCGCGGCGAGACGGGCTACCCCTTCGTCGACGCGGGGATGCGCCAGCTGAACGAGGAGGGATACATCCACAACCGGCCGCGACAGAACGTCGCCTCCTTCCTGACGAAACACCTGCTGGTCGACTGGCGGAAGGGCGCCCGCCAGTTCGCCAAACAGCTCGTCGACCACGACCCGGCCAACAACTACGGCAACTGGCAGTGGACGGCCTCGACGGGGACGGACTCCGTGGACGTGCGGGTCTTCGACCCGGTCGCCCAGATGTCGAAGTACGACGACGGCGCGACCTACGTGAAGGAGTACGTCCCGGAGCTCCGGGACGTCCCCGCCGGGAAGGCCGTCGACTGGCCGACCCTGCCCGCGGCGAAACGCCATCGGCTCGCCCCCGACTACCCGGACCCGGTCGTCGACCGCGACGAGGCCTACGAGCGCGCCCAGCGGGTCTTCGAGGCGGCACTCGGCAAGCGGTGA
- a CDS encoding DUF5518 domain-containing protein produces MGANPPLEQTNSPSDPPVAFDRLFDWAIGALLTLVGLLSALVGGSLYYVVDRATVADVIASSEFQSEVLTEAEAVDLLWALGQWGGLGLVAVGVLSVAVGVAVVVAHGRARSEGRPTPRWVLGVAGAIVGTILGFVPLSPALGGAVAGYLDPDRSASGLGVGAIAGVFAALPAFVVALFVGVGLASGLPAGLVPAATAVVAFGALFALVYLVGLSALGGYLGHRLADN; encoded by the coding sequence ATGGGAGCGAATCCCCCGCTAGAGCAGACGAACAGTCCCTCCGACCCTCCAGTGGCCTTCGACCGCCTCTTCGACTGGGCGATCGGTGCGCTCCTGACCCTCGTCGGCCTCCTGAGCGCGCTCGTGGGCGGGTCGCTGTACTACGTCGTCGACCGCGCCACCGTCGCCGACGTCATCGCCTCCTCGGAGTTCCAGTCGGAGGTCCTGACCGAGGCAGAGGCCGTCGACCTGTTGTGGGCACTCGGCCAGTGGGGCGGGCTCGGGCTCGTCGCCGTCGGCGTCCTGAGCGTGGCCGTCGGTGTCGCCGTGGTCGTCGCCCACGGCCGGGCGCGCAGCGAGGGTCGACCCACCCCGCGGTGGGTCCTCGGCGTGGCCGGCGCGATCGTCGGCACGATCCTCGGCTTCGTCCCGCTGTCGCCGGCGCTGGGCGGCGCTGTGGCTGGCTATCTCGACCCCGACCGGTCCGCCAGCGGGCTGGGCGTCGGCGCCATCGCCGGCGTCTTCGCCGCGCTGCCCGCGTTCGTCGTCGCGCTGTTCGTCGGCGTCGGCCTGGCCAGCGGTCTCCCGGCCGGCCTCGTCCCGGCGGCCACGGCGGTCGTCGCGTTCGGGGCGCTGTTCGCGCTGGTCTACCTCGTCGGGCTGAGCGCGCTCGGAGGGTATCTCGGGCACCGGCTCGCCGACAACTGA
- the dnaJ gene encoding molecular chaperone DnaJ yields MTEDFYDILGVSRDASEEEINEAYREKVREYHPDVSDDPDAEEKFKKAKTAKEVLTDEEQRQMYDRMGHEQFIEAQKRGATDTDGRGARGGMGGDPFGGGGPFGDMEDIFEQFFGGGGGRGRDRPRQGQDLRTGLEVDLEEAYEGVEKELTVRRPERCPECEGTGHPPGTDSHTCPECNGRGQTTQVQQTPLGRMQQTTTCRRCEGEGTIYEETCSTCGGDGIVREEATLTVEIPAGISSGQTLRMSGEGAPGEQGARNGDLLVEVEVADHPDFDREGDDLYTREPVSFPQAVFGDTIQVETLDGAVELEVPAGTQSGERFRLRNKGMPRLQRRGQGDLFVDVQVVTPESLNEEQREALERFAEAGGEEIEVEQGFFEKIRDTF; encoded by the coding sequence ATGACGGAGGACTTCTACGACATCCTCGGCGTCTCGCGGGACGCCTCCGAGGAGGAGATCAACGAGGCCTACCGCGAGAAGGTCCGGGAGTACCACCCGGACGTCAGCGACGACCCGGACGCCGAGGAGAAGTTCAAGAAGGCAAAGACCGCCAAGGAAGTCCTCACCGACGAGGAGCAACGCCAGATGTACGACCGGATGGGTCACGAACAGTTCATCGAGGCCCAGAAGCGGGGCGCGACGGACACCGACGGCCGCGGAGCCCGCGGCGGGATGGGCGGCGACCCCTTCGGCGGTGGCGGCCCCTTCGGCGACATGGAGGACATCTTCGAGCAGTTCTTCGGCGGGGGTGGCGGCCGGGGCCGCGACCGGCCGCGCCAGGGCCAGGACCTCCGTACGGGGCTGGAGGTCGACCTCGAAGAGGCCTACGAGGGCGTCGAGAAGGAACTCACCGTGCGCCGGCCCGAGCGGTGTCCGGAGTGTGAGGGGACCGGCCACCCGCCGGGGACCGACTCCCACACCTGTCCGGAGTGTAACGGCCGGGGCCAGACCACGCAGGTCCAGCAGACCCCGCTGGGGCGGATGCAACAGACCACGACCTGCCGGCGCTGCGAGGGCGAGGGGACCATCTACGAGGAGACCTGTTCGACCTGCGGCGGGGACGGTATCGTCCGCGAGGAGGCGACGCTGACCGTCGAGATCCCGGCGGGGATCTCCTCGGGGCAGACCCTCCGGATGAGCGGCGAGGGCGCTCCCGGCGAGCAGGGGGCGCGCAACGGCGACCTGCTGGTGGAGGTGGAGGTCGCGGACCACCCCGACTTCGACCGCGAGGGCGACGACCTCTACACCCGCGAGCCGGTCTCGTTCCCGCAGGCGGTCTTCGGCGACACCATCCAGGTGGAGACGCTCGACGGGGCCGTCGAGCTGGAGGTGCCCGCCGGGACCCAGAGCGGCGAGCGATTCAGGCTCCGCAACAAGGGGATGCCCCGCCTCCAGCGCCGCGGGCAGGGGGACCTGTTCGTCGACGTCCAGGTGGTCACGCCGGAGTCGCTCAACGAGGAACAGCGGGAAGCCCTGGAGCGGTTCGCGGAGGCCGGCGGCGAAGAGATCGAGGTCGAGCAGGGCTTCTTCGAGAAGATACGGGACACCTTCTGA
- a CDS encoding DUF7333 family protein, producing the protein MEYDFIRSVAPLVVIVAVATAALPAMTPMQLPTVMMMVLPSMVVFSVVAFFLGMKHGEFRTAR; encoded by the coding sequence ATGGAGTACGACTTCATCCGTTCCGTCGCCCCGCTCGTCGTCATTGTCGCCGTGGCCACCGCCGCGCTCCCGGCGATGACGCCGATGCAGCTGCCCACCGTCATGATGATGGTCCTCCCGTCGATGGTCGTCTTCTCGGTCGTGGCCTTCTTCCTGGGGATGAAACACGGCGAGTTCCGGACGGCGCGGTAA
- a CDS encoding heptaprenylglyceryl phosphate synthase yields the protein MSRLASLVRRVSRFGRLVSVGGRTVLSLDTNPVPADWTHITKVDPEREKKLPLAYPLYLSHTGAVSVGGSQDVTDHNTEETFEVVNAAEVSAFHEPSAADHVTERTRDAADFMAVPEVLNGDSEALVGKLGRGIDHVREELAPAYIDEKLPLPLGEGLGDRLSAFAAAWMMEEAVFEAYIIMNLDSAAAREANVTEADLLEPEAAKHRAMAAETHLDSEVVYLEYSGTFGGDEAVDILEAVDEGVSWSRVWYGGGLDNREDARAVLDAGADAVVVGNVFHQIAEEEGRLYEAAREEFATTPDRDAVRDFVEREVDVEETHAASYLSTITAVPDPEGRAARYLTAGVHTALQLRDVADGLDDPDAAAIRDAITETPPGASVLADAVGDADGLARRLGTALLAERAGVEDADGLPASHIGLTL from the coding sequence ATGTCGCGTCTCGCGTCCCTGGTTCGACGGGTGAGCAGGTTCGGACGGCTCGTCTCGGTCGGCGGGCGGACGGTACTCTCGCTGGACACCAACCCCGTGCCCGCGGACTGGACCCACATCACGAAGGTCGACCCGGAGCGCGAGAAGAAGCTCCCGCTGGCCTACCCGCTCTATCTCTCTCACACCGGCGCGGTCTCCGTCGGCGGCTCCCAGGACGTCACCGACCACAACACCGAGGAGACCTTCGAGGTGGTCAACGCCGCCGAGGTGTCGGCCTTCCACGAGCCGAGCGCCGCCGACCACGTCACCGAACGGACCCGCGACGCCGCCGACTTCATGGCCGTCCCGGAGGTGCTCAACGGCGACAGCGAGGCGCTCGTCGGGAAACTCGGCCGGGGGATCGACCACGTCCGCGAGGAGCTGGCTCCGGCCTACATCGACGAGAAGCTCCCGCTCCCGCTGGGCGAGGGGCTCGGCGACCGGCTCTCGGCGTTTGCCGCCGCCTGGATGATGGAGGAGGCAGTCTTCGAGGCCTACATCATCATGAACCTCGACAGCGCGGCCGCCCGCGAGGCCAACGTCACCGAGGCGGACCTCCTGGAACCGGAGGCCGCGAAACACCGCGCCATGGCCGCCGAGACCCACCTCGACAGCGAGGTGGTCTACCTGGAGTACTCGGGCACCTTCGGCGGCGACGAGGCCGTCGACATCCTGGAGGCCGTCGACGAGGGCGTCTCCTGGTCGCGGGTCTGGTACGGCGGCGGCCTCGATAACCGCGAGGACGCCCGGGCAGTCCTCGACGCGGGCGCGGACGCCGTCGTCGTCGGTAACGTCTTCCACCAGATCGCCGAGGAGGAAGGCCGCCTGTACGAGGCCGCTCGCGAGGAGTTCGCGACCACACCCGACCGGGACGCCGTTCGCGACTTCGTCGAGCGCGAGGTCGACGTCGAGGAGACACACGCCGCGAGTTATCTCTCGACGATCACCGCCGTCCCGGATCCGGAGGGTCGGGCCGCCCGCTACCTGACCGCCGGCGTCCACACCGCGCTCCAGCTTCGCGATGTCGCCGACGGACTCGACGACCCCGACGCGGCGGCTATCCGGGACGCCATCACCGAGACGCCACCCGGGGCTTCGGTCCTCGCGGACGCCGTCGGCGACGCCGACGGGCTCGCGCGGCGGCTCGGGACGGCGCTGCTCGCCGAGCGCGCGGGCGTGGAAGACGCCGACGGGCTGCCTGCCAGTCACATCGGGCTCACTCTGTAG
- a CDS encoding digeranylgeranylglycerophospholipid reductase codes for MDDRYDVVVAGAGPAGAQCARDLAGRDYDVLVLETESEEEFPRQSNKSTAGTFPSMMASFSVPNEVVMNFTDTVVLESPNDYTVQEQAGAVLEFADFKRFLVRDGRERGADYRFDARVSAPITEGGDVVGVEFNGDEQVFADIVVDATGPSAPLARELGVSDLERERQAIGIEYEFEGVSVDHPGYADLTDAMMLRLDHDLAPGGYSWIFHTGEDTAKVGLCYIQNEYHSDRAREGMTVDDYLEYWLDTDPRFETATKLEGKQHRGSAHIQHPGTLYTDSFMAVGDTVPTVDPLWGEGIRKGMKSARAAAVTADAALTPREPDTSAEAMSTYADLWHSEVAPKARARLLMTELLYYAPNERYDRLMADLDATDQDTLAEVNGGNPLAMRKLLHLSDLPMLVDFARERLDYHLPTGSPRAAASALYSALLGR; via the coding sequence ATGGACGACCGTTACGACGTTGTGGTCGCCGGGGCCGGACCGGCGGGGGCGCAGTGTGCCCGCGACCTCGCCGGCCGGGACTACGACGTGCTCGTCCTCGAGACAGAGTCCGAGGAGGAGTTCCCCCGGCAGAGCAACAAGTCCACCGCCGGCACCTTCCCGTCGATGATGGCCTCGTTCTCGGTCCCCAACGAGGTCGTCATGAACTTCACCGACACGGTGGTGCTGGAGTCGCCCAACGACTACACCGTTCAGGAGCAGGCGGGTGCGGTGCTGGAGTTCGCCGACTTCAAGCGCTTCCTGGTTCGGGACGGCCGCGAGCGCGGGGCCGACTACCGCTTCGACGCCCGGGTCTCCGCGCCCATCACCGAGGGCGGGGACGTCGTCGGCGTCGAGTTCAACGGCGACGAGCAGGTCTTCGCGGACATCGTGGTCGACGCGACCGGGCCGTCGGCGCCGCTGGCTCGCGAGCTGGGAGTCTCGGACCTCGAGCGCGAGCGCCAGGCCATCGGGATCGAGTACGAGTTCGAGGGCGTCTCGGTCGACCACCCAGGCTACGCCGACCTGACCGACGCGATGATGCTCCGGCTGGACCACGACCTCGCACCCGGGGGGTACTCCTGGATCTTCCACACCGGCGAGGACACCGCGAAGGTCGGGCTCTGTTACATCCAGAACGAGTACCACAGCGACCGCGCCCGCGAGGGGATGACGGTCGACGACTACCTCGAGTACTGGCTCGACACCGACCCGCGCTTCGAGACCGCCACGAAACTCGAGGGCAAACAGCACCGCGGCTCCGCGCACATCCAGCACCCCGGAACGCTCTACACTGACAGCTTCATGGCGGTCGGCGACACGGTCCCGACCGTCGACCCGCTGTGGGGTGAGGGGATCCGCAAGGGCATGAAGTCCGCGCGCGCCGCAGCCGTGACCGCCGACGCCGCGCTCACGCCCCGCGAACCGGACACCTCGGCGGAGGCGATGTCCACCTACGCCGACCTCTGGCACAGCGAGGTCGCCCCGAAAGCCCGGGCCCGGCTGCTGATGACCGAACTGCTCTACTACGCGCCCAACGAACGCTACGACCGGCTGATGGCCGACCTCGACGCCACCGACCAGGACACCCTCGCCGAGGTCAACGGCGGCAACCCGCTGGCGATGCGGAAGCTGCTTCACCTCTCCGACCTCCCGATGCTCGTCGACTTCGCTCGCGAGCGCCTGGACTACCACCTCCCCACGGGGTCCCCGCGGGCCGCCGCGTCCGCACTCTACAGCGCTCTCCTGGGTCGCTGA
- a CDS encoding 2-oxoacid:ferredoxin oxidoreductase subunit beta yields MSSDVRFTDFKSDKQPTWCPGCGDFGTMNGMMKALAETGNDPDNTFVVAGIGCSGKIGTYMHSYALHGVHGRALPVGIGVKMANPELEVMVAGGDGDGYSIGAGHFVHAVRRNVDMSYVVMDNRIYGLTKGQASPTSREDFETATTPEGPKQPPVNPLALALASGATFIAQTFSSDSQRHTEVVQKAIEHDGFGFVNVYSPCVTFNDVDTYDYWRDSIVDLAETDHDPHDYEQAQERIMTGDREHIGVIYQDENSVPFEEREGLEDPMYDIPDGAPEGAMDLVREFY; encoded by the coding sequence ATGAGCTCAGACGTCCGCTTCACCGACTTCAAATCCGACAAGCAACCGACCTGGTGTCCGGGGTGTGGCGACTTCGGTACCATGAACGGCATGATGAAGGCCCTGGCCGAGACCGGCAACGACCCCGACAACACCTTCGTGGTGGCGGGGATCGGCTGTTCGGGGAAGATCGGCACCTACATGCACAGCTACGCGCTGCATGGCGTTCACGGCCGCGCCCTCCCGGTCGGCATCGGCGTGAAAATGGCCAACCCCGAACTGGAAGTGATGGTTGCGGGGGGTGACGGCGACGGCTACTCCATCGGCGCCGGCCACTTCGTCCACGCGGTCCGCCGGAACGTCGACATGAGTTACGTCGTCATGGATAACCGGATCTACGGGCTGACCAAGGGCCAGGCCTCGCCGACCTCGCGGGAGGACTTCGAGACCGCCACCACGCCCGAAGGCCCCAAACAGCCCCCGGTCAACCCCCTCGCGCTCGCGCTAGCCTCAGGAGCCACGTTCATCGCACAGACGTTCTCCTCTGACTCCCAGCGCCACACCGAGGTCGTGCAGAAGGCCATCGAGCACGACGGCTTCGGCTTCGTCAACGTCTACTCGCCCTGCGTGACCTTCAACGACGTCGACACCTACGACTACTGGCGCGACTCCATCGTCGACCTCGCCGAGACCGACCACGACCCTCACGACTACGAGCAGGCCCAAGAGCGGATCATGACCGGCGACCGCGAACACATCGGCGTCATCTACCAGGACGAGAACTCCGTGCCCTTCGAGGAGCGCGAGGGCCTCGAGGACCCGATGTACGACATCCCCGACGGCGCCCCCGAGGGCGCGATGGACCTGGTTCGGGAGTTCTACTGA